One stretch of Brevibacillus laterosporus DNA includes these proteins:
- the coaBC gene encoding bifunctional phosphopantothenoylcysteine decarboxylase/phosphopantothenate--cysteine ligase CoaBC has product MSILQHKQIVLGVSGGIAAYKAAALTSKLTQAGANVNVVLTANACRFVQPITFEALSHQPVYTDTFAEPVPGVISHIDVADRADLVILAPATANIIGKYANGIADDMLSTMLLATTAPVMVAPAMNVNMYNHPAVQANMQRLLSYGVTMVEPNEGMLACGWVGKGRLAEPEQIVEAVIRFFEQKELTSKSLHSSTHQDLQGQKIVVTAGPTREKIDPVRYISNYSSGKMGYAIAEAARDRGAEVTLVSGPTALSIPTGVTFVPVESVQEMLEAVLQVYPQTDVVIKSAAVSDYRPEQVYTHKVKKTAREDFTLSLVKAPDILRTLGEQKTHQLLVGFAAETQEIEKHALDKMLRKNLDMIVANDVLQDGAGMGVDTNIVTIYQQDQEPIHLDKMSKRDVAERLLDVMKHSLKASVQES; this is encoded by the coding sequence ATGAGTATCTTACAACATAAACAGATTGTTCTCGGTGTGTCCGGTGGAATTGCCGCCTATAAAGCAGCAGCCTTAACAAGTAAATTGACGCAGGCTGGAGCTAATGTAAACGTCGTATTGACGGCTAATGCTTGTCGATTCGTACAACCTATTACATTTGAAGCATTATCGCATCAACCCGTATATACGGATACGTTTGCCGAACCGGTTCCAGGAGTAATCTCACATATAGACGTAGCGGACCGAGCTGACCTGGTCATTCTGGCTCCCGCTACAGCTAACATCATCGGAAAATATGCAAACGGAATTGCTGATGATATGCTCTCCACCATGTTATTGGCTACGACTGCTCCAGTAATGGTAGCACCAGCCATGAATGTAAATATGTATAACCATCCGGCTGTACAAGCTAATATGCAGCGCTTGCTTTCCTATGGGGTTACGATGGTAGAGCCTAATGAAGGAATGCTGGCTTGTGGATGGGTAGGCAAAGGGCGCTTAGCAGAACCTGAACAAATTGTGGAGGCGGTTATTCGCTTTTTTGAACAGAAAGAGCTTACGAGCAAATCATTACATTCTTCAACGCATCAGGATTTACAAGGGCAAAAAATTGTTGTGACAGCAGGACCTACACGCGAAAAAATTGATCCGGTTCGTTATATTTCCAATTATTCGAGCGGTAAAATGGGTTATGCGATTGCAGAAGCAGCTCGTGACCGTGGTGCGGAGGTAACCTTAGTTAGTGGGCCCACTGCACTCTCTATTCCCACTGGAGTTACTTTTGTTCCAGTAGAATCGGTGCAAGAGATGTTGGAAGCCGTTTTACAAGTTTATCCACAGACGGATGTTGTGATTAAGTCAGCTGCTGTTTCTGATTATCGCCCTGAACAGGTGTATACCCATAAGGTAAAGAAAACAGCGAGGGAAGATTTTACACTCTCTCTTGTAAAGGCTCCAGATATCCTGCGAACGTTAGGAGAACAGAAAACACATCAGCTGTTAGTCGGATTTGCAGCGGAGACGCAAGAGATCGAGAAGCATGCACTAGACAAAATGCTCCGTAAAAACCTGGACATGATTGTAGCTAATGATGTGTTACAAGACGGAGCAGGCATGGGCGTTGATACCAATATTGTAACGATA
- a CDS encoding DNA-directed RNA polymerase subunit omega, with translation MLYPSIDKLVDKVGSKYTLVTLASKRARQLREENDMQIEKPFSKKFVGQSLEEIISDRLPYETPAVK, from the coding sequence ATGTTATATCCATCTATTGATAAACTTGTAGATAAAGTAGGTAGCAAATACACATTGGTGACACTTGCATCTAAGCGTGCGCGTCAACTTCGTGAAGAAAATGATATGCAGATTGAAAAACCTTTCTCTAAAAAATTTGTAGGGCAATCTTTAGAAGAGATCATCTCTGACAGATTACCGTACGAGACTCCAGCAGTAAAATAA